A single genomic interval of Adhaeribacter pallidiroseus harbors:
- a CDS encoding aldo/keto reductase, which yields MQKRILGKSGLEVSALGLGCMGLSFGYGPATDKQEGIHLLRAAYEKGITFFDTAEAYGPYSNEELLGEALKPFRKEVVIATKFGFKEGQPPLGLDSRPETIRAVAEASLKRLRTDVIDLFYQHRVDPNVPMEEVAGTVKQLIWEGKVKHFGLSEAGVGAIRRAHAVQPVTALQSEYSLWWRDPEEEILPTLEELEIGFVPFSPLGKGFLTGKIDENTTFDKTDFRNTVPRFSEENRKANQALVDLLGNLAKDKNATPAQIALAWLLAQKPWIVPIPGTTKLHRLEENIGSAEITLLPEDLQDINEAVGKINVQGGRYSEQSQKMVNR from the coding sequence ATGCAAAAAAGAATATTAGGCAAAAGCGGCCTGGAAGTTTCCGCATTAGGATTAGGCTGCATGGGGCTTAGCTTTGGCTATGGTCCGGCCACTGATAAACAAGAGGGTATCCATCTCCTTCGGGCTGCTTACGAGAAAGGCATTACTTTCTTTGATACTGCCGAAGCCTACGGACCTTATTCCAACGAAGAGCTCCTGGGTGAAGCATTAAAGCCGTTCCGGAAAGAAGTCGTAATAGCCACCAAGTTTGGGTTTAAAGAAGGGCAGCCACCTTTGGGGTTGGATAGCCGTCCGGAAACCATCCGGGCCGTTGCGGAAGCATCACTAAAGCGTTTGCGAACCGATGTTATTGACTTATTTTATCAGCATCGGGTAGACCCGAATGTTCCCATGGAAGAGGTGGCCGGAACCGTGAAGCAATTAATTTGGGAGGGCAAGGTAAAGCACTTTGGTCTTTCGGAAGCTGGTGTCGGAGCCATTCGCCGGGCGCATGCGGTGCAGCCGGTAACAGCCTTGCAAAGTGAATACTCCCTTTGGTGGCGAGATCCGGAAGAAGAAATTCTACCCACCCTGGAAGAATTAGAAATTGGTTTTGTGCCTTTCAGCCCATTAGGCAAAGGTTTTCTAACCGGTAAAATAGATGAGAACACCACGTTTGATAAGACTGATTTCCGCAATACGGTTCCGCGCTTCTCGGAAGAGAACCGGAAAGCCAACCAAGCATTAGTTGATTTACTGGGTAACCTAGCCAAAGATAAAAATGCCACTCCCGCCCAGATAGCGTTGGCCTGGCTACTAGCGCAAAAGCCGTGGATTGTGCCAATTCCGGGCACTACCAAATTACACCGATTGGAAGAAAATATAGGATCAGCGGAAATTACGCTTCTTCCGGAGGATCTTCAAGACATTAATGAGGCAGTTGGCAAGATTAACGTGCAAGGAGGTCGGTATTCCGAGCAGTCTCAGAAAATGGTTAATCGGTAA
- a CDS encoding aldo/keto reductase, with translation MQKVKLNNGVEMPILGFGVFQVPDLAECERSVLDAISTGYRLIDTAASYMNEEAVGKAIKGSSVPREDLFITTKLWIQSNGYADTKKAFESSLKKLQLDYLDLYLIHQPFGDVYGEWRAMQDLYQEGKVRAIGVSNFHPDRLIDLIVHNEVIPAVNQIETHPFHQQIEPQNFLQENDVQIESWGPFAEGKNNIFHNELLLSIGEKYDKSIAQVVLRWLTQRGVVAIPKSVRKERMEENFSIFDFQLSEEDMEAIKALDSKTSSFFDHRDPAMVKWLGERKLEV, from the coding sequence ATGCAAAAGGTTAAATTAAATAATGGAGTAGAAATGCCCATTCTAGGGTTTGGGGTATTTCAAGTACCGGATTTGGCGGAATGTGAGCGAAGCGTACTGGATGCTATTAGCACAGGTTATCGCTTGATAGATACAGCCGCTTCCTATATGAATGAAGAGGCTGTAGGTAAAGCAATCAAGGGCAGCAGTGTACCGCGAGAAGATTTATTTATTACTACTAAACTCTGGATACAATCTAATGGCTATGCGGATACCAAAAAGGCCTTCGAATCTTCCCTCAAGAAGCTGCAACTAGATTATCTGGACTTGTATTTAATCCATCAGCCCTTCGGCGATGTATATGGCGAATGGCGGGCCATGCAGGACTTGTACCAGGAAGGAAAAGTGAGAGCGATTGGCGTTAGTAACTTTCATCCGGATCGGCTAATAGACTTGATTGTTCACAATGAAGTTATTCCGGCCGTCAACCAGATCGAAACCCATCCTTTTCACCAGCAAATCGAACCCCAAAACTTCTTACAAGAGAACGATGTACAGATCGAGTCTTGGGGACCGTTTGCCGAAGGTAAAAACAACATCTTCCACAATGAGCTGCTGCTTTCTATTGGCGAAAAGTACGACAAATCTATTGCCCAGGTAGTTCTTCGCTGGCTCACTCAAAGAGGGGTAGTGGCTATTCCTAAATCCGTTCGCAAGGAAAGAATGGAAGAAAACTTCAGCATTTTCGATTTTCAACTAAGTGAAGAAGATATGGAAGCCATTAAAGCCTTGGATTCCAAGACGAGTAGCTTCTTTGACCACCGGGATCCGGCCATGGTAAAATGGCTCGGAGAAAGAAAACTGGAAGTCTAA
- a CDS encoding helix-turn-helix domain-containing protein, protein MDTLRRFETISDYNVFNNNETLHPLVSVVDLSKASPRSGSRMYFGFYTIFLKEVKCGDLVYGRHTYDYQEGTLVFLAPGQVAGMNSNGEIYQPKGYALVFHPDLIPGTSLGKHIQDYSFFGYQFHEALHLSERERKIVLDCFSKIEYELEHAVDKHSKRLIVSNIELFLNYCIRFYDRQFITRDNVHKGVLEKFEDLLKEYFQSDKPQSIGLPSVAYCASELNLSNNYFGDLVKKETGKSAQEYIQSKIIEIAKEKIFDQSKSVNLIAHELGFKYPQHFTRLFKQRVGHSPNEYRSLN, encoded by the coding sequence ATGGATACTCTAAGAAGATTTGAAACGATCAGTGATTACAATGTCTTCAACAATAATGAAACCCTTCACCCACTGGTGAGTGTGGTTGACTTGTCGAAAGCAAGCCCTCGATCAGGTTCTCGAATGTATTTTGGATTTTACACGATTTTCTTAAAAGAGGTAAAATGCGGTGATTTGGTTTACGGCAGGCATACTTATGACTATCAAGAAGGCACCTTAGTTTTCCTTGCCCCCGGCCAAGTGGCAGGCATGAATAGTAATGGAGAAATCTATCAGCCAAAAGGTTATGCGCTGGTCTTCCATCCGGATTTAATACCAGGCACTTCCCTTGGAAAGCATATTCAAGATTATAGCTTCTTCGGTTATCAATTCCATGAAGCTCTTCATTTATCTGAACGGGAAAGGAAAATTGTTCTAGATTGTTTTTCAAAAATTGAGTATGAACTAGAGCATGCCGTAGACAAACATAGTAAAAGATTGATTGTATCTAACATCGAACTTTTTCTTAATTATTGTATCCGTTTTTACGACCGTCAATTTATTACCCGGGATAATGTCCATAAAGGTGTACTGGAAAAATTCGAAGATTTATTAAAAGAGTATTTTCAATCAGATAAGCCGCAAAGTATTGGTTTACCTTCAGTCGCTTATTGTGCTAGTGAATTAAATCTATCCAATAATTATTTTGGCGATTTAGTAAAAAAAGAAACAGGTAAATCCGCACAAGAATACATTCAGAGCAAGATAATAGAGATAGCAAAAGAAAAGATTTTTGACCAAAGCAAATCTGTTAATTTAATTGCCCATGAATTAGGCTTCAAATATCCTCAACATTTTACCCGTTTGTTTAAACAGCGTGTTGGGCACTCTCCAAATGAGTACCGATCCCTTAATTAA
- a CDS encoding helix-turn-helix domain-containing protein — MNYTSTFNQAYPAPLEFQSTALVKLLSRPKTRKEVAAEYNVHPCTLKRWLQRCQINKKDNSLLTVLDLRLIYDNFGIPVLA; from the coding sequence GTGAACTACACTTCTACCTTCAACCAAGCTTATCCTGCCCCGCTTGAATTTCAATCCACGGCCTTAGTAAAACTCCTTTCCCGCCCTAAAACTCGCAAAGAAGTAGCCGCTGAGTATAACGTGCATCCTTGCACTTTAAAAAGATGGTTGCAACGTTGCCAAATAAACAAAAAAGATAATTCGCTTTTAACTGTATTGGATCTGCGCCTGATCTATGATAATTTTGGCATTCCAGTCTTAGCCTAA
- a CDS encoding transglycosylase SLT domain-containing protein → MLKTSYYTPTASSANKEKLDSIEREFGQTIRMVADLTKVPYELILTTIFLESAGNKNTVSGGGALGLMQITLPTALDALVRENVKKRLGAGEIELLRNVLGTRLNNILAVKGIGGLPAGPGFIKSDLLNHVEVNILMGAIYLGQLLDEQKEGSTYRLDKVIARYNMGYYAFNKGKSLVGTAAQLVAKLPKEPSAYIQKLVGVNGVLLHYA, encoded by the coding sequence ATGCTTAAGACCTCTTATTATACGCCTACGGCCAGTAGCGCGAATAAAGAGAAGCTGGATAGCATTGAAAGAGAGTTCGGCCAAACCATCCGGATGGTGGCCGATTTAACGAAAGTACCTTATGAGCTGATTCTAACAACTATTTTCTTAGAATCGGCCGGTAATAAAAATACTGTTTCAGGCGGTGGTGCCCTAGGACTGATGCAAATAACACTACCCACTGCCCTAGATGCCCTAGTGAGGGAAAATGTAAAGAAAAGATTAGGAGCTGGTGAAATAGAATTGCTACGTAACGTCCTGGGCACCCGCCTGAATAACATTCTCGCGGTAAAAGGCATTGGTGGTTTACCCGCTGGACCTGGTTTTATTAAATCAGATTTACTAAACCATGTCGAAGTAAACATTTTAATGGGTGCCATCTACCTCGGACAGCTTTTAGATGAGCAAAAAGAAGGCTCTACCTACCGCTTAGATAAAGTTATCGCCCGCTACAACATGGGTTATTATGCTTTTAATAAGGGCAAATCTTTAGTGGGAACGGCAGCTCAGTTGGTAGCTAAATTACCTAAAGAACCAAGTGCCTACATTCAGAAATTGGTTGGTGTGAATGGAGTATTACTACATTATGCTTAA
- a CDS encoding glycosyl hydrolase 108 family protein, producing MANYQISYALMRKKEGYYSNVSSDLGGETYAGISRKWNPTFAGWKIIDATKPLKRHQKVNSAELEVLIANFYTRYWKNIAGSEIKSQAIADIFFDFNVLSGSAVLVMQRTLNQKFGKKLLEDNQIGPNTILAINQVSPTLLHQAYKQGRELFHRQKVAENPSQAVNLPGWLNRINEFPDLIQKKKSSSISLR from the coding sequence ATGGCTAATTACCAAATATCCTACGCTTTAATGCGTAAAAAAGAAGGATACTATTCTAACGTAAGCTCCGACTTAGGCGGAGAAACGTACGCTGGTATCTCCCGCAAATGGAATCCTACTTTCGCTGGCTGGAAAATTATCGATGCCACCAAACCCCTGAAGCGCCATCAAAAAGTTAATAGTGCCGAACTGGAAGTATTAATTGCGAACTTCTATACCCGGTATTGGAAAAATATTGCAGGCTCAGAAATTAAAAGCCAAGCTATTGCGGACATCTTTTTCGATTTCAATGTACTATCCGGTTCAGCGGTGTTAGTGATGCAACGCACCTTAAATCAAAAGTTTGGCAAAAAGTTGTTAGAAGATAACCAAATCGGGCCGAACACCATTTTGGCGATTAACCAAGTATCACCTACGCTCTTACACCAAGCTTATAAACAAGGTCGGGAATTATTCCACCGCCAAAAAGTAGCAGAAAATCCGAGTCAAGCCGTCAACCTACCTGGTTGGCTGAACCGGATAAACGAGTTTCCCGATCTGATTCAAAAAAAAAAGAGTTCCTCTATCTCCTTGCGCTAG